GATGCCAGCGGCCTGTGGCTCTCGCCCCGGGCGGCGATCGGCCACCGCCGCCTGATAGTAATCGATCCCCGGGGCGGGGGACAGCCCATGGTCAAGCACCTGGGCCCCCGACGCTACGTGCTCACCTATAACGGCGAGCTCTACAATGCCGCCGAGCTGCGCCGGGAGCTGGAGGCCCGCGGACACCGGTTTTTCGGCTACTCCGACACCGAGGTGGTACTGACCGCCTTCATGGAGTGGGGGCCGGAGTGCCTGGCCCGCTTCAACGGCATGTTCGCTTTCGGGCTGTGGGACGAGGCCGACGAGACCCTGTATCTCGCCCGCGATCCCCTGGGGATTAAGCCCCTTTTCTGGGTGGAAACCGATGACGGTCTACTGTTCGCTTCCGAAATAAAGGCCCTCCTGGCCCATCCCGCCCTGCCGGCAGAGGTGGACGCCGAGGGCCTGGCGGAGATCATCGGCCTGGGGCCGGCGCGCACGCCCGGCCACGGCGTTTTCCGCCGGGTGAGGGAGCTTCGGCCCGGGCAGTGGCTGGCCTATTCCCCCCGCGGGGTTTCCCTGCATCGCTACTGGTCCCTGGAGAGCCACCCTCACGGGGAAGACCCGGAGGCCACCGCCGGCCGGATTCTGGAGCTCCTGCGCGACGCCGTGACCCGCCAGTTGGTTTCCGACGTGCCCTTGGGGGTGCTGCTTTCCGGGGGGCTAGATTCCACCGCCGTGACCGCCCTGGCCGCCGAGGCCCTGGCCCGCGAGGGCCGGCCCACCCTCACCTTCTCGGTGGACTACCGGGACAACGACCGCTTCTTCCGGGCCAGCGACTTTCAACCCTCTTCGGATGCGCCCTGGGTGGAGAAGGCCAGCGCCTACTTCGGCACCCGCCACCGGGCGGTGGTGCTGGATACGCCCTCGCTGGTGGAATCCCTGACCGTCACCTTACTGGCCCGCGACCTGCCGGGAATGGCGGACATCGACGCCTCGCTCTACCTCTTCTGCCGCCAGGTGAAGAAGGAGGCCACGGTGGCCCTGGTGGGCGAGGGAGCGGACGAGGTCTTCGGCGGCTACCCCTGGTTCCGCCGGCCGGACGCCCTGGCCGCCGATACCTTCCCCTGGGCCTTAAGCCTCTCCTTGCGCCGGGCGGTACTGGCGCCGGAGCTGGCGCAGAAACTGCGGCTGGAGGAATACGTGGCCGAAGGCTACCGCCAGGCCCTGGCCGAGGTGCCCCGGCTGCCCGGGGAGGCCCCGGAGGCGGCGCGGCGCCGGGAGATCGCCTACCTCAGCCTCACCCGGTTCCTGCCGGTCCTGCTGGAGCGCATGGACCGGATGAGCATGGCCGTGGGGCTGGAGATCCGCGTCCCTTACTGCGACCACCGGCTGGTGAACTACGCCTGGAACCTGCCCTGGGAGCTTAAGGCCTACGGCGGGGAAATGAAAGGG
The nucleotide sequence above comes from Clostridia bacterium. Encoded proteins:
- the asnB gene encoding asparagine synthase (glutamine-hydrolyzing), giving the protein MCGIAGWVDRKLDLTTQRPVIEAMTQTLANRGPDASGLWLSPRAAIGHRRLIVIDPRGGGQPMVKHLGPRRYVLTYNGELYNAAELRRELEARGHRFFGYSDTEVVLTAFMEWGPECLARFNGMFAFGLWDEADETLYLARDPLGIKPLFWVETDDGLLFASEIKALLAHPALPAEVDAEGLAEIIGLGPARTPGHGVFRRVRELRPGQWLAYSPRGVSLHRYWSLESHPHGEDPEATAGRILELLRDAVTRQLVSDVPLGVLLSGGLDSTAVTALAAEALAREGRPTLTFSVDYRDNDRFFRASDFQPSSDAPWVEKASAYFGTRHRAVVLDTPSLVESLTVTLLARDLPGMADIDASLYLFCRQVKKEATVALVGEGADEVFGGYPWFRRPDALAADTFPWALSLSLRRAVLAPELAQKLRLEEYVAEGYRQALAEVPRLPGEAPEAARRREIAYLSLTRFLPVLLERMDRMSMAVGLEIRVPYCDHRLVNYAWNLPWELKAYGGEMKGILRRALRGILPPEILGRRKSPYPKTYDPQYFASVRAALLEALEDPASPLRPLLNLQTVRELGAEGDTPLPWFGQLMTAPQVLAYLWQVDRWLRDYRIRLRLE